The Arachis hypogaea cultivar Tifrunner chromosome 16, arahy.Tifrunner.gnm2.J5K5, whole genome shotgun sequence genome contains a region encoding:
- the LOC112754930 gene encoding kinesin-like protein KIN-7K, chloroplastic isoform X2, with the protein MASKQGVKPRRFGGASSTSKGAANSPTSSTTSSSKQFLETSVDGQSSPASSSARSKPHAFYPEPVPLEVHRAKENVTVTVRFRPLNPREIRQGEEIAWYADGETIVRNEYNPSIAYAYDRVFGPTTTTRHVYDVASQHVVSGAMEGINGTIFAYGVTSSGKTHTMHGDQRSPGIIPLAVKDAFSIIQETPNREFLLRVSYLEIYNEVVNDLLNPAGQNLRIREDAQGTFVEGIKEEVVLSPAHALSLIAAGEEHRHVGSTNFNLLSSRSHTIFTLTIESSPCGENSEGEAVTLSQLNLIDLAGSESSKAETTGMRRREGSYINKSLLTLGTVISKLTEDKPSHIPYRDSKLTRLLQSSLSGHGRVSLICTVTPSSSSTEETHNTLKFAHRAKHIEIQAAQNKIIDEKSLIKKYQQEIQCLKEELEQLKRGIVTVQPKDTGEDDIVLLKQKLEDGQVKLQSRLEQEEEAKAALLGRIQRLTKLILVSTKASHSTRFPNRPGPRRRHSFGEEELAYLPYKRRDLILDEENIDLYVNLEGNVESTVDSLKEEKKTKKHGLLNWLKLRKRDGGLTGTSDKSSGAKSTSTPSTPQGESGNHAESRLSHSLAAESSPSADLISEAREDKDTREDSLLGPETPLTSIKSVDQIDLLREQHKILCGEVALHSSALKRLSEETARNPQDGQIHVEMKKLKDEIKAKSEQIDLLEKQISNSVIVSDKMDQSGMSQTVSELMAQLNEKSFELEVKVADNHIIQEQLSQKIGECENLRETIASLKQQLEDALELRNFSPAANHSQHGELHLDKGNELINDTNEGLLLQAQIEELKQKVKELTDAKDQLELRNQKLAEESSYAKGLASAAAVELKALSEEVAKLMNHNERLAAELAASKNSSSQRRTSGTVQNGRRESHGRLRRNDQGGSNADVKRELALSKERELSYEAALLERDQKEAELQRKVEESKQREAYLENELANMWVLVAKLKKSQGADNDASASTREFQFNEFDI; encoded by the exons ATGGCATCGAAGCAAGGTGTGAAACCGAGGAGATTCGGAGGAGCGAGCAGCACCTCCAAGGGCGCCGCCAATTCGCCTACGTCTTCCACCACGTCGTCGTCTAAGCAGTTTCTAGAAACTTCCGTTGACGGACAGAGCTCCCCTGCTTCTTCCTCCGCTCGAAGCAAGCCGCACGCGTTCTATCCGGAACCTGTGCCGTTGGAGGTACACAGGGCCAAAGAGAATGTCACCGTCACCGTCCGATTTCGTCCTCTTAA TCCGAGGGAGATTCGTCAGGGAGAAGAGATTGCTTGGTATGCTGACGGAGAAACCATAGTGCGAAACGAGTATAATCCCTCCATAGCGTATGCATACG ATCGTGTCTTTGGTCCCACGACCACAACTCGTCATGTTTATGATGTTGCTTCTCAGCATGTTGTTAGTGGTGCTATGGAGGGCATCAACG GTACAATATTTGCATATGGGGTAACAAGCAGTGGGAAGACTCATACAATGCAT GGTGATCAAAGATCTCCTGGAATCATACCTCTTGCCGTGAAGGATGCTTTTAGCATTATCCAAGAG ACTCCAAATCGGGAGTTCCTCCTTCGTGTTTCATACTTGGAGATATACAATGAg GTTGTTAATGACTTACTAAATCCAGCAGGACAGAACTTAAGAATCAGAGAGGATGCGCAG GGAACCTTCGTTGAGGGAATAAAGGAAGAGGTTGTACTCTCCCCTGCTCATGCACTGTCCCTGATAGCTGCTGGAGAAG AGCACAGACATGTGGGATCCACAAACTTCAACCTACTCAGCAGCAGGAGCCATACAATATTTACCCTG ACCATAGAGAGTAGTCCATGTGGTGAAAATAGTGAAGGAGAAGCAGTGACACTGTCACAACTG AATCTCATCGATCTGGCAGGTTCTGAGAGCTCAAAAGCTGAAACAACTGGCatgagaagaagagaaggatctTATATCAATAAAAGTCTTCTAACTCTTGGAACT GTCATTTCAAAATTAACCGAAGATAAACCCAGTCACATACCTTATAGGGACTCCAAACTGACTAGACTACTTCAGTCTTCACTCAGTGGTCATGGACGTGTATCT CTTATCTGCACAGTGACTCCTTCCTCAAGTAGTACTGAGGAGACACATAATACATTGAAGTTTGCTCACCGGGCAAAGCATATTGAAATCCAAGCAGCACAAAACAAA ATAATTGATGAGAAGTCACTTATCAAGAAATACCAACAAGAGATTCAATGCCTAAAGGAAGAATTGGAACAACTAAAGAGGGGTATTGTTACAGTTCAACCAAAAGATACTGGGGAAGATGACATTGTGCTTCTAAAACAAAAG TTAGAGGATGGTCAAGTTAAGTTGCAATCCCGAttggaacaagaagaagaagctaaAGCTGCTTTGTTAGGAAGAATTCAACGGTTGACTAAACTGATTTTGGTCTCCACAAAAGCATCACATTCAACCAGATTTCCTAACAGGCCTGGTCCTCGTAGAAGACATTCCTTCGGAGAAGAGGAG CTGGCATACCTTCCATACAAGAGGCGGGATTTAATCTTGGAtgaggaaaatattgatttgtATGTTAATCTGGAGGGAAATGTTGAATCAACTGTTGATTCTTTGAAGGaggaaaaaaagacaaaaaaacatGGACTACTAAACTGGTTGAAGTTACGT AAACGAGATGGTGGCTTGACAGGCACTAGTGATAAATCCAGTGGTGCAAAATCTACTAGCACACCTTCAACACCTCAAGGAGAAAGTGGTAACCATGCAGAATCCCGGCTTTCTCATTCTCTAGCTGCAGAAAGTTCTCCATCTGCTGATCTTATATCAGAGGCAAGAGAGGATAAAGATACTCGCGAGGATAGTTTATTGGGACCAGAAACACCTTTG ACAAGCATCAAGTCAGTTGATCAGATCGATCTTCTAAGGGAGCAGCACAAGATTTTATGTGGAGAAGTTGCCCTTCATTCAAGTGCTTTGAAGAGGCTGTCTGAGGAAACAGCACGAAATCCTCAGGATGGTCAGATTCAT GTGGAGATGAAAAAGTTGAAAGATGAAATTAAGGCAAAGAGTGAACAAATAGATTTGCTGGAAAAGCAAATTTCTAATTCTGTCATTGTTTCAGATAAGATGGATCAATCAGGAATGTCACAG ACTGTTTCTGAGTTGATGGCACAGCTAAATGAGAAATCTTTCGAACTTGAG GTCAAAGTAGCAGATAATCATATAATTCAAGAACAGCTTAGTCAGAAG ATTGGTGAATGTGAAAATCTGCGAGAAACGATTGCTTCTCTGAAACAGCAACTTGAAGATGCACTGGAGTTGAGAAATTTTAGCCCTGCAGCAAATCATTCTCAACATGGTGAACTTCATCTTGACAAGGGAAATGAGTTGATAAATGATACAAATGAAGGGCTGCTTTTACAAGCACAG ATAGAAGAGCTGAAGCAGAAGGTGAAAGAACTAACAGATGCAAAAGACCAGCTAGAACTTCGAAATCAGAAACTGGCAGAAGAGAGTTCATATGCTAAAGGACTAGCTTCAGCTGCTGCTGTTGAGCTCAAGGCATTGTCAGAAGAAGTTGCCAAACTCATGAATCATAATGAAAGACTAGCTGCGGAGCTAGCTGCATCCAAGAATTCATCTTCGCAGCGCAGAACCAGTGGAACTGTACAAAATGGACGAAGGGAAAGTCATGGTAGACTCAGACGAAATGATCAGGGTGGGTCAAATGCAGATGTCAAGAGAGAATTAGCCTTGAGTAAAGAAAGGGAACTTTCATATGAAGCTGCTCTTTTAGAGAGAGATCAGAAGGAGGCCGAGCTTCAAAGAAAGGTTGAGGAATCTAAGCAAAGAGAAGCGTATCTTGAAAACGAGCTTGCTAACATGTGGGTTCTTGTGGCAAAGTTAAAAAAGTCGCAAGGAGCTGACAATGATGCTTCTGCGTCAACCAGAGAGTTTCAATTTAATGAGTTTGACATTTGA
- the LOC112754930 gene encoding kinesin-like protein KIN-7K, chloroplastic isoform X1 has translation MASKQGVKPRRFGGASSTSKGAANSPTSSTTSSSKQFLETSVDGQSSPASSSARSKPHAFYPEPVPLEVHRAKENVTVTVRFRPLNPREIRQGEEIAWYADGETIVRNEYNPSIAYAYDRVFGPTTTTRHVYDVASQHVVSGAMEGINGTIFAYGVTSSGKTHTMHGDQRSPGIIPLAVKDAFSIIQETPNREFLLRVSYLEIYNEVVNDLLNPAGQNLRIREDAQGTFVEGIKEEVVLSPAHALSLIAAGEEHRHVGSTNFNLLSSRSHTIFTLTIESSPCGENSEGEAVTLSQLNLIDLAGSESSKAETTGMRRREGSYINKSLLTLGTVISKLTEDKPSHIPYRDSKLTRLLQSSLSGHGRVSLICTVTPSSSSTEETHNTLKFAHRAKHIEIQAAQNKIIDEKSLIKKYQQEIQCLKEELEQLKRGIVTVQPKDTGEDDIVLLKQKLEDGQVKLQSRLEQEEEAKAALLGRIQRLTKLILVSTKASHSTRFPNRPGPRRRHSFGEEELAYLPYKRRDLILDEENIDLYVNLEGNVESTVDSLKEEKKTKKHGLLNWLKLRKRDGGLTGTSDKSSGAKSTSTPSTPQGESGNHAESRLSHSLAAESSPSADLISEAREDKDTREDSLLGPETPLTSIKSVDQIDLLREQHKILCGEVALHSSALKRLSEETARNPQDGQIHVEMKKLKDEIKAKSEQIDLLEKQISNSVIVSDKMDQSGMSQKTVSELMAQLNEKSFELEVKVADNHIIQEQLSQKIGECENLRETIASLKQQLEDALELRNFSPAANHSQHGELHLDKGNELINDTNEGLLLQAQIEELKQKVKELTDAKDQLELRNQKLAEESSYAKGLASAAAVELKALSEEVAKLMNHNERLAAELAASKNSSSQRRTSGTVQNGRRESHGRLRRNDQGGSNADVKRELALSKERELSYEAALLERDQKEAELQRKVEESKQREAYLENELANMWVLVAKLKKSQGADNDASASTREFQFNEFDI, from the exons ATGGCATCGAAGCAAGGTGTGAAACCGAGGAGATTCGGAGGAGCGAGCAGCACCTCCAAGGGCGCCGCCAATTCGCCTACGTCTTCCACCACGTCGTCGTCTAAGCAGTTTCTAGAAACTTCCGTTGACGGACAGAGCTCCCCTGCTTCTTCCTCCGCTCGAAGCAAGCCGCACGCGTTCTATCCGGAACCTGTGCCGTTGGAGGTACACAGGGCCAAAGAGAATGTCACCGTCACCGTCCGATTTCGTCCTCTTAA TCCGAGGGAGATTCGTCAGGGAGAAGAGATTGCTTGGTATGCTGACGGAGAAACCATAGTGCGAAACGAGTATAATCCCTCCATAGCGTATGCATACG ATCGTGTCTTTGGTCCCACGACCACAACTCGTCATGTTTATGATGTTGCTTCTCAGCATGTTGTTAGTGGTGCTATGGAGGGCATCAACG GTACAATATTTGCATATGGGGTAACAAGCAGTGGGAAGACTCATACAATGCAT GGTGATCAAAGATCTCCTGGAATCATACCTCTTGCCGTGAAGGATGCTTTTAGCATTATCCAAGAG ACTCCAAATCGGGAGTTCCTCCTTCGTGTTTCATACTTGGAGATATACAATGAg GTTGTTAATGACTTACTAAATCCAGCAGGACAGAACTTAAGAATCAGAGAGGATGCGCAG GGAACCTTCGTTGAGGGAATAAAGGAAGAGGTTGTACTCTCCCCTGCTCATGCACTGTCCCTGATAGCTGCTGGAGAAG AGCACAGACATGTGGGATCCACAAACTTCAACCTACTCAGCAGCAGGAGCCATACAATATTTACCCTG ACCATAGAGAGTAGTCCATGTGGTGAAAATAGTGAAGGAGAAGCAGTGACACTGTCACAACTG AATCTCATCGATCTGGCAGGTTCTGAGAGCTCAAAAGCTGAAACAACTGGCatgagaagaagagaaggatctTATATCAATAAAAGTCTTCTAACTCTTGGAACT GTCATTTCAAAATTAACCGAAGATAAACCCAGTCACATACCTTATAGGGACTCCAAACTGACTAGACTACTTCAGTCTTCACTCAGTGGTCATGGACGTGTATCT CTTATCTGCACAGTGACTCCTTCCTCAAGTAGTACTGAGGAGACACATAATACATTGAAGTTTGCTCACCGGGCAAAGCATATTGAAATCCAAGCAGCACAAAACAAA ATAATTGATGAGAAGTCACTTATCAAGAAATACCAACAAGAGATTCAATGCCTAAAGGAAGAATTGGAACAACTAAAGAGGGGTATTGTTACAGTTCAACCAAAAGATACTGGGGAAGATGACATTGTGCTTCTAAAACAAAAG TTAGAGGATGGTCAAGTTAAGTTGCAATCCCGAttggaacaagaagaagaagctaaAGCTGCTTTGTTAGGAAGAATTCAACGGTTGACTAAACTGATTTTGGTCTCCACAAAAGCATCACATTCAACCAGATTTCCTAACAGGCCTGGTCCTCGTAGAAGACATTCCTTCGGAGAAGAGGAG CTGGCATACCTTCCATACAAGAGGCGGGATTTAATCTTGGAtgaggaaaatattgatttgtATGTTAATCTGGAGGGAAATGTTGAATCAACTGTTGATTCTTTGAAGGaggaaaaaaagacaaaaaaacatGGACTACTAAACTGGTTGAAGTTACGT AAACGAGATGGTGGCTTGACAGGCACTAGTGATAAATCCAGTGGTGCAAAATCTACTAGCACACCTTCAACACCTCAAGGAGAAAGTGGTAACCATGCAGAATCCCGGCTTTCTCATTCTCTAGCTGCAGAAAGTTCTCCATCTGCTGATCTTATATCAGAGGCAAGAGAGGATAAAGATACTCGCGAGGATAGTTTATTGGGACCAGAAACACCTTTG ACAAGCATCAAGTCAGTTGATCAGATCGATCTTCTAAGGGAGCAGCACAAGATTTTATGTGGAGAAGTTGCCCTTCATTCAAGTGCTTTGAAGAGGCTGTCTGAGGAAACAGCACGAAATCCTCAGGATGGTCAGATTCAT GTGGAGATGAAAAAGTTGAAAGATGAAATTAAGGCAAAGAGTGAACAAATAGATTTGCTGGAAAAGCAAATTTCTAATTCTGTCATTGTTTCAGATAAGATGGATCAATCAGGAATGTCACAG AAGACTGTTTCTGAGTTGATGGCACAGCTAAATGAGAAATCTTTCGAACTTGAG GTCAAAGTAGCAGATAATCATATAATTCAAGAACAGCTTAGTCAGAAG ATTGGTGAATGTGAAAATCTGCGAGAAACGATTGCTTCTCTGAAACAGCAACTTGAAGATGCACTGGAGTTGAGAAATTTTAGCCCTGCAGCAAATCATTCTCAACATGGTGAACTTCATCTTGACAAGGGAAATGAGTTGATAAATGATACAAATGAAGGGCTGCTTTTACAAGCACAG ATAGAAGAGCTGAAGCAGAAGGTGAAAGAACTAACAGATGCAAAAGACCAGCTAGAACTTCGAAATCAGAAACTGGCAGAAGAGAGTTCATATGCTAAAGGACTAGCTTCAGCTGCTGCTGTTGAGCTCAAGGCATTGTCAGAAGAAGTTGCCAAACTCATGAATCATAATGAAAGACTAGCTGCGGAGCTAGCTGCATCCAAGAATTCATCTTCGCAGCGCAGAACCAGTGGAACTGTACAAAATGGACGAAGGGAAAGTCATGGTAGACTCAGACGAAATGATCAGGGTGGGTCAAATGCAGATGTCAAGAGAGAATTAGCCTTGAGTAAAGAAAGGGAACTTTCATATGAAGCTGCTCTTTTAGAGAGAGATCAGAAGGAGGCCGAGCTTCAAAGAAAGGTTGAGGAATCTAAGCAAAGAGAAGCGTATCTTGAAAACGAGCTTGCTAACATGTGGGTTCTTGTGGCAAAGTTAAAAAAGTCGCAAGGAGCTGACAATGATGCTTCTGCGTCAACCAGAGAGTTTCAATTTAATGAGTTTGACATTTGA
- the LOC112756548 gene encoding uncharacterized protein yields the protein MTLTPYRGIGDPKVHIIKFESMMFLNSDSDPILCRSFPTFLDGTALLWFSNLPAGSISSFDEFAKLFINHFSASKIYVRDSDYLSTIKQGQHESLKDYMTRFTIAAMKIPDLNPEVQLHAIKSGLWPGKFQEVIAVAKLKTLEEFREKVTGQIEVEELREARKVERSARTYQDQKYVDESKHCAFHQKFGHITDECVVAKDLLERLARQNLLDKYVTSRGQKEAAGDLDKPRYNSESKDKDPWHGHVEVPTFKRVINHISGGFVGGGATSTTRKRSYRAMMTMNRFHPSSSTPFSASQITFSASDLRTSYPNMDDPVVISVDIGELTVKKVLLVSGSSADVLFYSTFKKMQLSDKSLQPSPRELVGFSGERVPVSSYV from the exons ATGACGCTAACACCGTACAGGGGGATCGGAGATCCTAAAGTCCACATTATAAAATTTGAATCCATGATGTTTCTTAACAGTGACTCCGATCCTATCTTGTGCCGGTCATTCCCAACTTTTTTAGATGGAACCGCACTGTTATGGTTCTCTAACCTACCTGCAGGTTCCATCTCTAGCTTTGATGAATTTGCTAAACTGTTCATTAACCATTTTTCAGCTTCCAAGATTTATGTAAGGGATTCAGATTACCTTAGCACAATCAAGCAAGGACAACATGAGAGCCTGAAGGATTACATGACGCGTTTTACGATAGCTGCCATGAAAATCCCTGACCTTAATCCAGAAGTACAATTGCATGCCATAAAGAGCGGACTTTGGCCTGGGAAGTTCCAAGAAGTAATAGCGGTGGCAAAACTAAAGACATTAGAGGAATTCCGAGAAAAAGTGACAGGACAAATTGAAGTTGAAGAACTACGGGAAGCTCGGAAAGTTGAAAGATC GGCAAGAACATATCAGGATCAGAAGTATGTAGACGAAAGTAAACACTGTGCTTTTCATCAGAAGTTCGGTCATATCACCGACGAATGTGTAGTGGCCAAGGACTTGCTAGAAAGATTGGCAAGACAAAACCTACTAGACAAATACGTCACTTCCCGAGGACAGAAAGAAGCAGCAGGAGATTTGGACAAGCCGAGATATAACTCGGAGAGCAAAGACAAAGATCCATGGCACGGACATGTTGAAGTCCCTACCTTCAAAAGGGTAATAAACCATATTTCAGGTGGTTTTGTAGGCGGAGGAGCGACTTCCACCACCAGGAAGAGAAGCTACCGAGCTATGATGACGATGAACAGATTTCATCCCAGCAGTTCTACCCCATTTTCAGCTTCTCAAATCACCTTCAGTGCATCCGACCTAAGGACATCGTATCCAAATATGGACGATCCCGTGGTGATATCAGTGGATATAGGGGAACTAACAGTGAAAAAAGTCCTCCTTGTCTCCGGAAGCAGCGCTGATGTCTTGTTCTACTCGACGTTCAAAAAAATGCAACTCAGCGACAAATCATTGCAACCCTCACCTAGAGAACTGGTAGGGTTCTCCGGGGAGAGGGTGCCAGTATCAAGTTATGTCTAG